Proteins encoded together in one Effusibacillus pohliae DSM 22757 window:
- the trxB gene encoding thioredoxin-disulfide reductase: MNPQQVYDVIIAGAGPAGMTAAVYTSRANMRTLLIEKGSPGGQMVNTEDIENYPGYESVLGPELSQKMFDHARKFGADYVRGQIREIRDGYPFKSVVLDDWEYKAKSVIVATGAEHRKLGVPGEKEFAGRGVSYCAVCDGAFFADMELVVVGGGDSAVEEAVFLTRYASKVTIIHRRDSLRAQKIIQKRAFENEKIHFIWNQQVLEIRGDSTVSGVLMQNTVTGEVLEYPCQGVFIYIGMDPISYCVKHLGITNDAGYIRTDEQMRTKLPGIFAAGDVREKTLRQVVTATGDGCLAAQSAQHYVEQLDERLKEQSLLESRNIS, from the coding sequence ATGAACCCGCAACAGGTGTACGACGTGATTATAGCGGGAGCGGGGCCGGCCGGCATGACAGCGGCCGTCTACACGTCACGGGCCAACATGCGGACGCTGCTGATTGAAAAAGGGTCTCCGGGCGGCCAGATGGTGAACACGGAAGATATCGAAAACTATCCGGGATATGAATCGGTGCTTGGTCCGGAACTGTCGCAAAAGATGTTTGACCACGCCCGAAAATTCGGGGCGGATTATGTGCGCGGGCAGATTCGCGAGATCCGGGATGGCTATCCGTTCAAGTCGGTCGTGCTGGACGATTGGGAATACAAAGCCAAATCGGTGATCGTAGCGACCGGAGCGGAGCATCGGAAGCTCGGTGTGCCGGGTGAGAAGGAGTTCGCAGGCCGGGGTGTGTCCTACTGTGCCGTGTGCGACGGGGCGTTTTTTGCCGATATGGAACTGGTGGTGGTCGGCGGGGGCGATTCGGCGGTGGAAGAAGCCGTATTTTTGACCCGGTATGCCAGCAAAGTGACGATCATTCACCGGCGCGATTCCCTGCGGGCGCAGAAAATCATTCAAAAGCGGGCGTTCGAGAATGAAAAAATCCATTTTATCTGGAACCAGCAAGTGCTGGAAATCCGCGGGGACAGCACGGTAAGCGGCGTGTTGATGCAAAACACCGTCACCGGAGAAGTGTTAGAATACCCTTGCCAGGGCGTGTTTATCTATATCGGAATGGACCCGATCTCCTACTGCGTCAAACATCTCGGGATCACCAACGACGCCGGATATATCCGGACCGACGAGCAGATGCGAACGAAGCTTCCGGGAATTTTTGCGGCTGGCGACGTGAGAGAAAAAACGTTGCGGCAGGTGGTCACGGCGACCGGGGACGGCTGCCTGGCCGCCCAGTCCGCCCAACATTACGTGGAGCAACTGGACGAACGGCTCAAGGAACAGTCGCTGCTGGAAAGCCGCAACATTTCGTGA